A window of Fictibacillus halophilus contains these coding sequences:
- a CDS encoding LacI family DNA-binding transcriptional regulator has product MNKTIKDIAKLAGVAKSTVSRYLNGGNVSETTKAKIRKVIEETNYEPNSFAQSLKAKKTNFIGVIAPTLDSYVTSTVLMAIDEELRKREYTTLIISTSKHVDREIESLINLSRQKVDGIILISTGITDKHYQTIQSISIPVLVVAQEVDAFNCIINDDYQAGFEMGQYIAKKGHQSIAYLGVTESDVAVGQKRKQGVLDGLTQAGITDVQSYVSQFDLHNASEVTKAVLETSTPTAIICATDTIAFGAMKTISKLGKKVPDDYSLAGFGGYNISEVIHPTLTTIRFKNEQTGIQAAKTIINMTEGEEVEKLQVSGFHFIEGESVKKI; this is encoded by the coding sequence ATGAATAAAACGATCAAGGATATAGCGAAGCTCGCTGGCGTTGCGAAAAGTACCGTTTCTCGGTATCTGAACGGTGGTAATGTTAGTGAAACAACGAAAGCAAAAATTCGAAAAGTGATCGAAGAAACCAACTATGAACCGAACTCTTTTGCACAAAGCCTGAAAGCGAAGAAAACAAATTTTATTGGTGTGATCGCTCCTACGTTGGATTCGTATGTAACATCTACTGTCTTGATGGCGATTGATGAAGAACTAAGAAAGCGTGAATATACGACGCTAATCATCAGCACGAGCAAGCATGTAGATCGAGAAATTGAAAGCTTGATCAATCTTTCGCGTCAAAAAGTGGACGGCATCATCCTTATTTCTACGGGTATTACAGATAAGCATTACCAAACTATTCAATCGATTTCTATTCCGGTACTCGTTGTAGCGCAGGAAGTGGATGCTTTTAATTGCATTATAAACGACGATTATCAAGCTGGTTTTGAAATGGGACAATACATCGCAAAAAAAGGCCATCAATCGATTGCCTATTTAGGCGTAACGGAAAGTGATGTTGCAGTTGGACAGAAGCGTAAGCAAGGCGTTTTGGATGGACTCACTCAAGCAGGAATTACAGATGTTCAATCATATGTCTCACAGTTCGATTTACATAACGCTTCTGAAGTCACAAAAGCCGTACTTGAAACTTCAACACCCACAGCTATCATATGTGCCACAGATACGATCGCATTTGGAGCGATGAAGACCATCTCGAAGCTCGGAAAAAAAGTTCCAGACGATTATTCGCTGGCTGGTTTTGGAGGATATAACATTTCCGAAGTCATTCATCCAACACTAACAACGATTCGTTTTAAAAATGAACAGACGGGTATTCAAGCTGCAAAAACGATCATTAACATGACAGAAGGCGAAGAAGTTGAGAAACTGCAGGTTTCCGGATTTCACTTCATAGAAGGAGAAAGTGTGAAGAAAATATAA
- a CDS encoding YihY/virulence factor BrkB family protein, protein MNIVKVLNQLGDRFLKLRVYDLSAQMAYYFLMSVFPFLLVIYSLLTYLPLREENILELVQPYAPESTYNLIDKTLSYTVMRQEGNLLSFSLIVTLWLSSMGFQSMKRIMNDAYQVRNDENMLKQILESLLLTVGFMIAVLFSVFVPLFEKILRVYLEGIFSNLAFQKLWIIIQWGIGTVFLLLFFIMLYSFAPSIKLGFKKVLPGAFFATIGWQLVSMGFATYVSGSNYSALYGQVAGLVVLMLWFYLSAMIIILGGLLNTVVHPSK, encoded by the coding sequence ATGAATATCGTTAAAGTGTTAAACCAACTAGGTGACCGATTTCTCAAATTGAGGGTGTACGATTTATCGGCACAGATGGCCTATTATTTTTTAATGTCGGTCTTTCCATTTTTGCTCGTTATCTATTCATTGCTGACATATTTACCACTGAGAGAAGAAAATATACTTGAGCTAGTCCAGCCGTATGCGCCAGAGAGCACATACAATCTAATTGATAAGACATTGTCGTATACCGTAATGAGACAAGAAGGAAACCTATTGTCGTTCAGTTTGATCGTCACATTGTGGCTTTCATCAATGGGTTTTCAAAGCATGAAGCGTATCATGAACGATGCGTACCAAGTACGAAATGACGAGAACATGCTAAAACAGATTCTAGAAAGTCTGTTGTTGACCGTCGGATTCATGATCGCTGTGCTGTTCTCCGTGTTTGTACCGTTATTTGAAAAAATCCTGCGGGTGTATCTCGAGGGCATCTTTTCGAATCTTGCTTTTCAAAAGTTATGGATCATTATCCAGTGGGGAATAGGAACCGTGTTTCTGCTGTTATTTTTTATCATGCTATATTCCTTTGCACCGAGCATCAAGCTTGGGTTTAAAAAAGTACTTCCGGGTGCGTTCTTTGCGACGATCGGCTGGCAGCTCGTTTCCATGGGCTTTGCCACGTACGTGAGTGGAAGTAACTATTCTGCTCTATACGGGCAAGTAGCAGGTCTTGTCGTATTGATGCTGTGGTTCTACCTTTCAGCGATGATCATTATCCTTGGTGGGTTGCTGAATACCGTGGTGCATCCAAGTAAATAA